The following coding sequences lie in one Panicum virgatum strain AP13 chromosome 6N, P.virgatum_v5, whole genome shotgun sequence genomic window:
- the LOC120678348 gene encoding uncharacterized protein LOC120678348 isoform X3: protein MVQWLQFMGLQHLTASSAAGGIGAGGPPRRRPRTSSSTRTSRPCSPTSGSRMGSLGCWALEYDRSGQATVKSDSVHRRGGARAAHLREEGRRHQQAFDQAERGHPVQMAQQTIEQALALCRKGSNHGHQGFCGTTTQWISPPGISSLKFSRLSLGTIPPKIEGIWIRSFRKVQIKLYVDFRLGGDPNIIPAVKIPVASLPIQVIGHSNRRLLLLYS from the exons ATGGTGCAGTGGCTGCAGTTCATGGGGCTGCAGCACCTCACAGCGTCCTCGGCCGCGGGCGGGATCGGGGCAGGggggcctccgcggcggcggcctcgcacATCCTCCTCGACGAGAACCTCACGCCCATGCTCTCCGACTTCGGGCTCGCGCATGGGCTCCTTAGGCTGCTGGGCGCTAGAGTACGACCGGAGCGGGCAGGCCACCGTAAAGTCTGATAGTGTACATCGACGGGGTGGTGCTCGTGCAGCTCATCTCCGGGAGGAGGGCCGCCGACACCAGCAAGCCTTTGACCAAGCAGAACGTGGTCACCCGG TTCAAATGGCTCAACAAACAATTGAGCAAGCTTTGGCCCTTTGTCGAAAAG GCAGCAACCATGGTCATCAGGGATTCTGTGGAACCACTACTCAATGGATATCACCGCCGGGGATATCCTCACTGAAGTTCAGCAGACTCTCCCTTGGGACTATTCCACCGAAAATAGAAG GCATTTGGATTCGTAGTTTTAGGAAAGTGCAGATTAAATTGTATGTGGACTTCCGGTTGGGTGGGGATCCAAATATCATTCCTGCAGTCAAAATACCTGTTGCTTCACTTCCCATTCAG GTCATAGGTCATAGCAATCGTCGGCTGCTGCTCCTCTATTCATGA
- the LOC120678348 gene encoding uncharacterized protein LOC120678348 isoform X4 encodes MVQWLQFMGLQHLTASSAAGGIGAGGPPRRRPRTSSSTRTSRPCSPTSGSRMGSLGCWALEYDRSGQATVKSDSVHRRGGARAAHLREEGRRHQQAFDQAERGHPVQMAQQTIEQALALCRKVASDYRQQPWSSGILWNHYSMDITAGDILTEVQQTLPWDYSTENRRHLDS; translated from the exons ATGGTGCAGTGGCTGCAGTTCATGGGGCTGCAGCACCTCACAGCGTCCTCGGCCGCGGGCGGGATCGGGGCAGGggggcctccgcggcggcggcctcgcacATCCTCCTCGACGAGAACCTCACGCCCATGCTCTCCGACTTCGGGCTCGCGCATGGGCTCCTTAGGCTGCTGGGCGCTAGAGTACGACCGGAGCGGGCAGGCCACCGTAAAGTCTGATAGTGTACATCGACGGGGTGGTGCTCGTGCAGCTCATCTCCGGGAGGAGGGCCGCCGACACCAGCAAGCCTTTGACCAAGCAGAACGTGGTCACCCGG TTCAAATGGCTCAACAAACAATTGAGCAAGCTTTGGCCCTTTGTCGAAAAG TTGCATCTGATTACAGGCAGCAACCATGGTCATCAGGGATTCTGTGGAACCACTACTCAATGGATATCACCGCCGGGGATATCCTCACTGAAGTTCAGCAGACTCTCCCTTGGGACTATTCCACCGAAAATAGAAG GCATTTGGATTCGTAG
- the LOC120678348 gene encoding uncharacterized protein LOC120678348 isoform X1 → MVQWLQFMGLQHLTASSAAGGIGAGGPPRRRPRTSSSTRTSRPCSPTSGSRMGSLGCWALEYDRSGQATVKSDSVHRRGGARAAHLREEGRRHQQAFDQAERGHPVQMAQQTIEQALALCRKGSNHGHQGFCGTTTQWISPPGISSLKFSRLSLGTIPPKIEGIWIRSFRKVQIKLYVDFRLGGDPNIIPAVKIPVASLPIQITLYSTLEKLQVIGHSNRRLLLLYS, encoded by the exons ATGGTGCAGTGGCTGCAGTTCATGGGGCTGCAGCACCTCACAGCGTCCTCGGCCGCGGGCGGGATCGGGGCAGGggggcctccgcggcggcggcctcgcacATCCTCCTCGACGAGAACCTCACGCCCATGCTCTCCGACTTCGGGCTCGCGCATGGGCTCCTTAGGCTGCTGGGCGCTAGAGTACGACCGGAGCGGGCAGGCCACCGTAAAGTCTGATAGTGTACATCGACGGGGTGGTGCTCGTGCAGCTCATCTCCGGGAGGAGGGCCGCCGACACCAGCAAGCCTTTGACCAAGCAGAACGTGGTCACCCGG TTCAAATGGCTCAACAAACAATTGAGCAAGCTTTGGCCCTTTGTCGAAAAG GCAGCAACCATGGTCATCAGGGATTCTGTGGAACCACTACTCAATGGATATCACCGCCGGGGATATCCTCACTGAAGTTCAGCAGACTCTCCCTTGGGACTATTCCACCGAAAATAGAAG GCATTTGGATTCGTAGTTTTAGGAAAGTGCAGATTAAATTGTATGTGGACTTCCGGTTGGGTGGGGATCCAAATATCATTCCTGCAGTCAAAATACCTGTTGCTTCACTTCCCATTCAG ATCACTCTCTACTCTACTCTTGAGAAGCTACAGGTCATAGGTCATAGCAATCGTCGGCTGCTGCTCCTCTATTCATGA
- the LOC120678347 gene encoding glycosyltransferase BC10-like: MWGADSKQTLKSRGAGAGAAVGDEESDYFPPTPRKDWSTGLLKLVTATVIFMGGVVLGLSVSGSVARYYYNSSHAELFFPATTFGCDPRDRDCGMGLAFKAFVHPPRLAHSMTDDELFWRASLVPKAEDFPFQRVPKVAFLFMTRGPIPFAPLWDKFFRGHQGLYSVYVHTVPDYKLNVSKNSAFYGRQIPSEEVSWGSITLVDAEKRLLANALLDFSNERFVLLSESCIPVFNFPTVYEYLINSAHSFVESYNIDTPQCAGRYNRRMAPHIMADQWRKGSEWFELNRELAVQIVADYKYYSIFRKHCRPSCYPDEHYIPTYLHLFHGPLNANRTITWVDWSRGGPHPASYGAADITEEFIQAIRNNGTQCFYNSKPTSVCYLFARKFAPNALGRLMNLTSTVLDF; encoded by the exons ATGTGGGGCGCCGACTCCAAGCAGACGCTCAAGTcgcggggcgccggcgccggggccgccgTCGGGGACGAGGAGTCCGACTACTTCCCGCCCACCCCGCGCAAGGACTGGTCCACGGGCCTGCTCAAGctcgtcaccgccaccgtcatCTTCATGGGCGGCGTCGTGCTGGGCCTCTCCGTCAGCGGCAGCGTCGCGCGCTACTACTACAACTCCTCCCACGCCGAGCTCTTCTTCCCGGCCACCACCTTCGGCTGCGACCCGCGGGACCGGGACTGCGGGATGGGCCTCGCCTTCAAGGCCTTCGTCCACCCGCCGCGCCTCGCGCACTCCATGACCGACGACGAGCTCTTCTGGCGGGCCTCGCTCGTCCCCAAGGCAGAGGACTTCCCCTTCCAGCGGGTGCCCAAGGTCGCCTTCCTCTTCATGACGCGCGGGCCGATCCCCTTTGCGCCGCTCTGGGACAAGTTCTTCCGGGGCCACCAGGGGCTCTACTCCGTCTACGTCCACACCGTGCCGGACTACAAGCTCAACGTCTCCAAGAACTCGGCCTTCTACGGCAGGCAGATCCCCAGCGAG GAGGTGTCCTGGGGATCAATAACTCTTGTGGATGCTGAGAAGCGCCTGCTGGCCAATGCTTTGTTGGATTTCTCAAATGAGCGGTTTGTGCTGCTCTCGGAGAGCTGCATTCCTGTATTCAACTTCCCCACCGTCTATGAGTACCTCATCAACTCGGCGCACAGTTTTGTTGAGTCCTACAACATTGACACCCCTCAGTGTGCTGGCCGGTACAACCGCCGCATGGCACCTCACATCATGGCAGATCAATGGAGAAAAGGGTCAGAGTGGTTTGAGCTTAACCGTGAACTGGCTGTCCAGATAGTAGCAGACTACAAGTACTACTCAATCTTCAGAAAGCACTGCAGGCCATCCTGCTACCCAGATGAGCATTACATACCAACTTATCTTCATTTGTTCCATGGGCCCCTCAATGCAAACAGGACCATCACATGGGTTGATTGGTCAAGAGGAGGCCCGCATCCAGCAAGTTATGGTGCTGCAGACATCACAGAAGAGTTCATCCAGGCCATCAGGAATAATGGCACACAATGCTTCTACAACTCAAAGCCCACCTCTGTCTGCTACCTCTTTGCGAGGAAGTTTGCTCCAAATGCTTTGGGTCGGTTGATGAACCTCACCTCGACTGTGTTGGACTTTTGA
- the LOC120678348 gene encoding uncharacterized protein LOC120678348 isoform X2 yields MVQWLQFMGLQHLTASSAAGGIGAGGPPRRRPRTSSSTRTSRPCSPTSGSRMGSLGCWALEYDRSGQATVKSDSVHRRGGARAAHLREEGRRHQQAFDQAERGHPVQMAQQTIEQALALCRKGSNHGHQGFCGTTTQWISPPGISSLKFSRLSLGTIPPKIEGIWIRSFRKVQIKLYVDFRLGGDPNIIPAVKIPVASLPIQLQVIGHSNRRLLLLYS; encoded by the exons ATGGTGCAGTGGCTGCAGTTCATGGGGCTGCAGCACCTCACAGCGTCCTCGGCCGCGGGCGGGATCGGGGCAGGggggcctccgcggcggcggcctcgcacATCCTCCTCGACGAGAACCTCACGCCCATGCTCTCCGACTTCGGGCTCGCGCATGGGCTCCTTAGGCTGCTGGGCGCTAGAGTACGACCGGAGCGGGCAGGCCACCGTAAAGTCTGATAGTGTACATCGACGGGGTGGTGCTCGTGCAGCTCATCTCCGGGAGGAGGGCCGCCGACACCAGCAAGCCTTTGACCAAGCAGAACGTGGTCACCCGG TTCAAATGGCTCAACAAACAATTGAGCAAGCTTTGGCCCTTTGTCGAAAAG GCAGCAACCATGGTCATCAGGGATTCTGTGGAACCACTACTCAATGGATATCACCGCCGGGGATATCCTCACTGAAGTTCAGCAGACTCTCCCTTGGGACTATTCCACCGAAAATAGAAG GCATTTGGATTCGTAGTTTTAGGAAAGTGCAGATTAAATTGTATGTGGACTTCCGGTTGGGTGGGGATCCAAATATCATTCCTGCAGTCAAAATACCTGTTGCTTCACTTCCCATTCAG CTACAGGTCATAGGTCATAGCAATCGTCGGCTGCTGCTCCTCTATTCATGA